DNA sequence from the Parachlamydia acanthamoebae genome:
TTGTTGGTTTATAAATCACCGCTTTCAAAGCAGGGATTTTTTCTAAATCTTCCAGAGACAAATCATGCGGAAAAGATTCATCAACAGCAAGTGGCAGTTGAAATAGGGTAAGATCCTGGGGATTTTGAAAAGGCTCTTCCACATAATCAAAAGCATCGAAAGAATATTGTGAGAAAAAATCAAGAGATTCTTTTGTATTCCATGCCCGATTAACATCTATGCGCAAACGGAATCGATTCTTCAAAAGCGCAATGATGCTTTCAGCCTCTTTAAAAGTTAAATTGCTGACCTTCAACTTGGCGGAAGTAAATCCTTCGGCGTATCTTAAAGTTGCCTGCTGCATAATCTCTTCTACAGACCCCATAAATAATGCACTGACAGGAATAAAAATAGATGGAAGCGGATTTAAGATTGAAAAAAGGGCAGACTCAAAACCAAATGTAAGGGATGGACAGAGATCAAATTTTGCCAGTTCTTTTAAGCATGTAGACTTTTCCCATATATGATTTAATAGATCTTGTTTCTTTTGAATGAGCTCTGCTAAAGCCTCTTTCAATGTCTCTCGACTCCATTTAGGAAGAGGAGCAATTTCCCCCCAGCCACTATTCCCCAACTGATCCACAACATGCAACAAAACCCCTTCTCTCATTTGGTGGTTTTTTAAGGGAATCTGATAAGGAAAAAGAGACAGTGTTTGAATACGCATATTTATTCTAAGTTCAAATTTTTAATGAGCAACTTCCTAGCAAAACTCCGATTTAAAATGACTTGATGAATTAATGCGAGTGATTTTTTTTACTTATTGGGATAAAAATGAATGGACCAATACTTACTCTTTTCATCAAAAGTGGCCAAAAGATTGATGTAATCAGCTTCCCTAAGCTTTTTTGACAAATTGTTGCTTAAAATGATATCTAATGGATTAATTTGCACGTGTATGTAAGGGATATCTCTTCGATGAGATATTCTAAGAGGAATTTGACATTTGACAATAGCTTGTGCCAACTCAACAACATCATCAAGATTAAACCATCGCAATAGACTTGTTTCTTTCTCTTCACCCGGCCAACAATGCGTGTATTTGGATTGCGCTTTTTCAATCACAATCCCTGGCACTCTTATTGCAGGCCGTCTTAAAACATAATTTCCATCTTCAAAATTTTTATGAGAAAAAAATTCCGCATGCATGTATGACAGAGGGCAAAAATCCAACTCGTAAACATATTGAGGGTTTAGCGGCAGCGTTACAGCATTTTGCTCAAGCTCATTTTTAGCAAAAGAGCTTAATATCCCCTCCGGGTGCACTTTCATTATAGCTTCAATAGAAATTGCAACACTTTGCAAATCTAAATGGGTTCTTTCTCGTTCAACGCCTAGGTGCATAGCAACAAAAGCTCCTTCTTGATTAATGTATGCTCCTCCTGAAGACCTATACTTAATTTCCCGGGTGAATAAACGGTTAGTGATTGCACCAACTCTTTGTTCTACCTCCATTTTATAAAAAGACACTTTTAAAGACTTCCCTATGGGGTAATGCAAAAAAATGGGGGTAGGAGTAAATGCTGAACCATCGCAAATTGGCAAAACACTGAGCATTTTTCCAGGTAATCCATCTAGATGGATAATGGCATAGTCTAAGATAGGATCACATTCGACGATCCCCAGTACCTTGGAAGATTGTCCTGGAAGTTCCTTTCCTTGATAAAAAACATTTCGAAAAACAGCTGTCAAATTTCTTACATCAACGTCAGCGATACAATGGTAAGGAGTAATGGCCAGGTTAAATGAAATGAGCGTACAGTTTCCCAGCTGGCTTGTAGAATCGTTTATCCTTCCTACAGCTTGCCAAATTTTTCGAAGCGTGAATGACAAAGAATAGCTTACGGGTTCATTTCCGTTAGATTGCACAAACTGTTGGTTGCCCTCTAAACAGAACCCCTCTTGTGAAGAAAAATCAGTTGAAAAATGCATGACAACACCTCACTGCTTTCTAATTAAAGATAAAAAATTCTTAACAAGTTTTTTTTTATGGGAAAAGAGAAAAGTGCACTTGCATGCGCTCAATCAGATTTTGTTGGATGAAATGGACGGCTCCTGAAATACCGCTTAGCATAGAGCGAGGGGGGACATTACCGTGGCATTTAACCACAATGCGTTCAAGACCGCATAGAAGACCGCCTGGAGATTCGGCATGATCAAATAATTTTTCGATGGCATCAAAGTGTTCGCTATTGCCCAGTTGATTGCGAAGGAGCTTAAAAATCAGCGAAGAAATACCTTCACAAGATTTTAATAAAATATTCCCCATGAAGCCGTCCGTCACAACAACATCCACGTTTCCGCAAAAACATCTTTTCCCTCCACATTCCCAATGAAATTTAAAGGAAGATCTATTTTTTGAGACGCCATGTCTCTACGTATTGTTGTAGTTCTTGATAAGCCTTCCTCAGTTCATGAGGCCCTTTTAAAGGTTCAATGCCAACATTCAGTAGACCCACGTTTGGACAGGTTGTCTTTTCAATGCTCTTTTGAAAGAGAGCTCCCAATTGGGCAAACTGCACATAATGCTCTGCTGTACACGTGATGTTGCCGCCTGCATCAATAAAGGAAACATTGCCTTTCTCATCGGTGGTCCTAAACATGTAATGCTGACTTAAATTTTATTGACTTTTCAGTGATAAAAGTCTTTCTTATTTAGATCTTACTTGGAGACCTACAATGACTTTGACTTGCCCAATCTGTACCTCGACGACGATCAAAAAGAATGGCCATATCCACAATGGAAAGCAAAATCATCAGTGTCTTAAATGTGGGTATCAGTTTGTCATAGCCCCCAAAACAAAATTATTAGCGAAGAGAGACGGGGTTTAATTCGTCAGTCACTTTTAGAACGGGTTTCATTAGAGGGCATTTGTCGAATTTTTACCGTCAATATGCCGTGGCTTTTACAATTCATTAACGAAATTGAGGATTTACCCGAGAACTTAAATGCCACAGTAATTAACACAGAAGAGTTCGAGTTGCCATTATTGAATTGGATGAACAGTGGAGCTATGCAGGGAGCAAGAATAATCAGCAACGGCTTTGGCTAGCTTTTCACTCGCCTACGCGACAAGTTTTAGCGATGCATGTGGGTAAACGCACACGAAAAGATGCTAAATGCTTGCGGGGAAAATTACCTGAAGACTTAAAAAAAGCCATCTTTTATGCAGATAAATTCTCAGTGTACTATGAAGTTGTTCCTTGGATACGACACCGACCAGTCGGAAAGGAGTCAGGAAAAACGAGTTACTTGAAAGATTTAATAATACGCTCAGAAAAAGATGTGCACGATGTATAAGAAAAACGCTATCATTCTCAAAGTAACTTGCAAAGTATGCCGGGATGATCAAATATTTTATTTGCGATTACAATCAACATCGAGCATTACATATTTAGGACTACCTGCAAGTGAACGATGGAAATAAAATTGGTTGGAAATATTGGTTTACAATAGAAGGAAACGTAATGGATGACTATTTAAATATCGAAAACACATTAAAAGGCATGTTCGAAAATGCATGTAAACTTATTGTTAATGAATACATAAATGAACCGAAATTTCAACTATGCGTTAATACAATAAAAACTACAATAACCCATTTTAATTCTAAAAAAAACATAAGGAAAATGACAATTAATGAATATCGTATTTACGGAATGGGATAAAGCTTTAGTTTTATTAATTTTTTTTGTTTTTATATTTATTTTTTCATTTCTTTCCAGAATAACAATTTTTAATGAATTAGATTATTATGAAATCAAATATACACAAAAAACAAAAAAAAGGACGCTATGGCTAATATTTTTCAGTCTCTCCTCTGTAGCACTATGGTGGCATATTTTACAACGATTGCTTTTACGACTGCAACTCTAGTTTCTCCCCCTTTAATGGCTGCAAATCTTGATCTTGCTACTATCAATTTCGGGATTAAAATCGAAAAAATATATGAGAAAGTCAAAAGGTCTATTGATAAGGGTGAAACGAACAAACTTATAGGATACATGTATGATTTTAAACATGAAGTTGAACAGTATACTGGCACCAAAATTGATATTAATAAGCAGATAGATCAAGCCCAAAAAGAGGCGAGAGCACGAGGGCAAAAAATTGATGATAAATACATTAAACAAATAAAAAAAGACTTTAAGAAAGAAGATAAAAGCATAAACATCGCGCCGTTTGGTTTGCTCAATGTGACGAGTTAAACATTCCCTATACAAGTTTTGAAGCCGATATGCGTTTTGATATAAATTACACCATAGCAAAATCTGCAAAAGGAAAAGAAAAAAAGCGTGAGGAAGTGCCTGTAACTATTATGGTAGGTGTTACAGTTTCTTTGTGTGGATTATTTTTAATTTATGTTCCTCTTCCTGGATGTCAAATAGCAGGAGGTTGGTTGCTAAATACTGGAGTAGGAATTCTTGGAAGCGACGCTCTTGCTAGATGGGACGCTTACGATCAAGAACAAAGGAAGAAAGACAAGTAATATAAGGGCGGCTTAGCCGCTCTAAACGATAAATTCTATGTCTGAAAAATCCCCTAATAAATACCAGAGAACGTTGAAACTAAAAAAATTCAAGAATTTTTTTGAGGATTTGCAATTTGAATATTCACCTTCACGTAATGTTTACGAAGTTTTTCGCAACTGATAAAGGGCTAATCCATCGTAGCCCTTCTTGAATCATTTCGTGAAGATGTTTTGAAGCCTTTTATTTTTCAGGATAAAAATGAATCGACCAATATTTTGTCTGAAAATCAAAAGCTGCATAAAGGTTAACTGTGCGAACATTTTTTAGTTTTTTTGACAACTCTTTACTTACAAGAATATCTGCAGAATTTATTCTAATGAGGTTTCCTGCTACGTTTTTCGCATGAAATTCTCTAAATAATGGCCGACTCGCCATAATCGCCTCTGCCAATTCAATAATTTCATCTAAATAAAATCCGTTAAAAGAGCTCCCTTTTTTCCCTGGATATGGTTTTGGCCACTGCGGAGTATGCTTGGCTTGATAATGCTCAATCATCACTCCTGGCAAGTCCCTGGTAGGTTTTCGCAGTATATAATTGCCATTGCTAAGATTAGCATGAATAAATTTTTCAAGTGTAATATAGGGATAATCGTAAGGAGTTAATCTTTCAACACACTGCCTCGTTTGAATTGTTGCGTCTTGTGGAAGTTCTTTTCTAGCAAAAGCACTCAATAATCCCCTGGGATGATGTTGAATCATCGTTTCGATGGATATGGCAATCCTAAGTAAATTAAATCCTGTCATTTCTCGCTCTGTCCCTAAATGCATAGCGAAAAAATGTCCTCGAGGATTTACATAGGCCCCTCCAGAAGAGCCGTAATCGGTATCATGATAAGTCAAAAGACGTCCAAAAATAGGCGTCGTTTTTGTATCATTTTCCATATGATGAACGGACACCTTAAGTGGCTTTCCTAAAGGATGATGCAAAAGTAAAGGTTCAGAACAAATTCCAGAGTCTTGACAAAGAGGTAACCACCCATATTTTCTACCGGGATCTCCTCCTAATTGCATGATCGCATAATCTAATTCGACATCACACTCTACAACGCCTTGTACGGGAAACGGTTCTCCTCTACATTCGCGTCTATTGTAAATGACATTTTGAAAGACAACAGTCAAGTTTTTCAATTCCTGACCTGCAATGCAATGATAGGGAACAATGGCCAAGTTAAAAGAAAGGAGTGAACAGGTCCCTAATTGACCAGTTTCATCGTTAACCTTGCCTACAGCTGCTTGAATTTTTTTTAAAGTTTCTGCCAAAGAAACATCATAGAGGTCATTTAAATGCCCTTCTTCTACAGGATCTTTTTGAATAACCTCACAAATATTAGCCTGTGGAAGTCTTTGTACGCGAAATTGCCCCAAAAGAGAAGCGTACTGGCTTGCCCCGGTTGCGGGAATTAAAGATTCAAAAGCCTTTACACTAGAAGAATAATCCGTATAAGAATACATGACAGAGATCCTTTTTGATTGTGAATTTGATTAAAATCTGTTTCTTATGAGAAAAGAGAAAAGTGCGCTTTCATACGCTCAATCAGATTTTGTTGGATGAAATGAACGGCTCCTGAAATACCGCTTAGCATAGAGCGAGGGGTGACATTACCGTGGCATTTAACCACAATGCGTTCAAGACCGCATAGAAGACCACCTGGAGATTCGGCATGATCAAATAATTTTTCGATGGCATCAAAGTGTTCGCTATTGCCCAGTTGATTGCGGAGGAGCTTAAAAATCAGCGAAGAAATACCTTCACAAGATTTTAATAAAATATTCCCCGTGAAGCCGTCCGTCACAACGACATCCACGTTTCCGCAAAAAACATCTTTTCCCTCCACATTCCCAATGAAATTTAAAGGAAGATCTATTTTTTTGAGACGCCATGTCTCTACGTATTGTTGTAGTTCTTGATAAGCCTTCCTCAGTTCATGATGCCCTTTTAAAGGTTCAATGCCAACATTCAGTAGACCCACGTTTGGACAGGTTGTCTTTTCAATGCTCTTTTGAAAGAGGGCTCCCAATTGGGCAAACTGCACATAATGCTCTGCTGTACATGTGATGTTGCCGCCTGCGTCAATAATGGAAACATTTCCTTTCTCAGCCGGCATTGTGATCAACAAAGCAGGACGTTTTATATTGGGAAGAAGGGGTATATTCAAAGTCGCAGCAGCAATCAGCGCCCCGGTGTTTCCTGCAGAAACAAACGCATCGATTTTTTTATCTTTTAAATACTGGATGCCTTGCACAAGTGAAGAGAGAGGTTTACGCCGAATCGCTTCAAGAGGATGGTCTTCCATCAAGATTTCTTGCTGGACAGCGATGCACTTCACATGCATGTGAGAAGGGATTTTTTTTTGGAAATCTTCTGAGGATTCTTGTGGAATAAACACAAGCATAGAGAGGGCAGGGTGAAGCTCTGCTGCTTTTAATACAGCGTCAAAAAGGATTTCTGGAGAGCTATCGCTCCCCATTAAATCAATCCCTATACAGACTTTTTCTTGTTGTTTCCTCATCTTGGCACTCTAAAAAGAAAATTCCAATTAGCTCTGCTATAGTGAGAGCAACTGCTAAAGATCACGCAATCGTTTAGCTCGAGGAAAAAAGACAAAACGAACAGCTTACTCAGCTTCTGATTTACCTAGTACAACTCGATCGCCATATGCACCGCACGCTTGACAAATTGTGTGAGGAAGTTTTGATACTCCACAATTTGAGCATACAGATACACTTTTTGCTTTCTTAGCGTGGTGTGATCGGCGAGAATTTTTTCTTGCGTTTGACGATCTATTACGTGGGACTGCCATGAGTGACTCCTTTTAACCTTAAAACTGCCTAGGCATTAATTTAATTCAAGATCCGAAAACGGTTGATGCCCATCGGGATCTCCCCCATTTGAGGATGAATCATTAGTTTTTAAATATTTTTTAAATTTCTCTCTTTTGGGACAATTGCCTTCGCATTCGACAAATTCGGGAGTTTCCAACAAAATGCTTTCACGCAAAAGTTCCTGATAATCAAATATACCGGTCTTAATTTTTGCCAGAGGTTCGGCATGATAAAAACTCTCCAAGAATACGCCTACTGAAACATCCTCATTGCAAATTGCGCAGGGAATATGTGCTTCCGCTTCTGCTTGCAAATGCAAAATGAGTTCATCACCAGCTAAATAAGCTTCTCCATCCACGACAACCGGTTTCTTAAATGAAAGTTCATCTTCATGAACGTCCAAGAAATCTGGTGAAACTGTCTCATGAATTTCAACTTTATCTCCTGTTTTCAGGCGATCAACATAGATTTTAAACAAACGTTCCATAGGAGATTATCTTAAAATTAAGGGATTATATTTAAATAATCTTCAATTCTACAATTCTTTCTTCTTTTTTTCCATAAAATTCCTAGCCTTCGTTAACACTCCTTTTCTCAATAACTAATAAATGCCGTTTTCTTGAAGAATCGCAAGCTTTTCTTTTGCCGCCAAAGGGCTTTTATAAAGGGATGTCCCATGAAGAAACAAATGCACGTGCTGTGCTTGCCTTTTTGAAGAAAGTATAATTTTTTGCACAATGTAGCGAAACTTTTCGGATGTATTGATATAGGGCAATAAGCTTTCAATGTTGCTTTTTTTATCATTTTGCATCGCAAAATCCATAAACTCAGCAACCTTTTCTCGCGCTTTAGCAGAAAGAGAAAGCAGCTCTCTAACTTCGTTCACGCTAGCATTTTCGGTAAAAAGCATGATGAAAAAAGGAGATTCAATGCGGTGATCAAAATTGAGACAATCGAGAACTTCACTAATTTTTCTTTTTCTCTCATTTCTTAAATTGTTCAAGGCAACCGCCGTTGTTAAATAGACTCTTTCGCATCTTACTTTAGTATCCTCCCCTTTTTTTCTTAAAAGAGATAGAGAAAAGAGAGGTGTAAGCGTTTCTAAAAGAAGAAGATATTTTCTTATAATCTCTTTGGTCGAGAGAGGCGTGCGACAAATTGCCGAAAAAAGACTAAAGACCTGTTCTTCCCGATCTCGCATTTTTTTTAATCCGTTAACTAAACATATTAATTGGGGATCAGATAAATAAACAACGCCAGTGGGAAATTTTTGATATAAAGCTTTTAACGCACATTCATCATCGCCGCATTTATCCACAAAAACTCGGATCAGTTCCGAATCGATCATAGGGATAAGATCGAGTAAAGGCTCGAGCATTTTTTGCTCGATCCAGGGTTGTAAATAGGCTTCAAATTCCAAAGGAGAAAGAGTCTGAATTTGTTCTAGTTTTGGGACCTTGGGCTTCTTTTCTTCTTCGATTTTTTTTAAACTGATGCGCACTTTGCACAGAGATTCTAAACATTCTCTTTTTTCTGAAGATTTTGTTGCTTTAAGCTCGAAAAAATCCATCACATCCTTCAGTTTGGAACAATCAGTCAATTCCATCCATTCCTTATTTTTTTCACAAAACAAAGACAAAGAGCTTACCACATTTGAAATACGCATTGTTGTAAACCGATCTCCTGGAAGAAACGAGGTCGCCCACCTTAACCATTTATACCATCTCCCGTAAGATTTTTTAGGAAGAAGATCAATATCTAACCACCGTTGTCCCTCAAGGACTTGTGCAATTTGATCCATTTTTTGATGAAATTCCACCTGTGTAGCACATTTTTCCATCATCATTTGTTCCAAAGCTTCCATTGTTAAAATACTTATAAAATTTTATAATAATAAATGAGAGGTCCTCCAAACCAGGAGATTTTTATGGATTGGAAAGAATTTTCTCAAAATCCTTACATGCCCAAGCCTTTATGGATTATCCAGTTCAAAAAAGAAGCCGTTGATTTACCTTTAAAATATCCACCGGTCGATCTTTTAATTCCTTCTCCTGATCCCAATAGCCCAGATTGGGTGATTTCAGAAGCTAAAATCAATCAAGAAACCCTCAATTCCCTTGTCGCCATTCAAAAGGCATGCAAAAAAATCAAAAAGGAATGCACAGAAGAACTCAATAAAAAAATTGATCAAGATAACCCCGAAGAATGCGCGGCAAAATCTAAGCGTCTGCAAGCAAAAGTTGAAGTTTTACAAGAATTAATGAAGCAATTTCAAAAAATCCTCAAACAAATCAACACGCATTCCTCTTAATCACCTTTCCTCCAGTTATTTTTTTGTAGAAAAGATCCTGCTTTTATCTTAAAATAGATCCTTTAAGTGCAGTGCGATTTTATTCTGTTTATAACAGATAAAAAAGCGATCGCCTTTCCCAATTTTATTGGGATGACAATCAATCGAAAAAACAAGCTAAACAGAAAGGCTTTCACTGCGAAAAATGACGCCATAAATCTGAAGCATGGATGATTTTTCTGAAGAATTTATCTATTCAATCTAAAGCGTGGGTCAAAAGCTAGAGCCGTCAAATCTGGACATCTTCTGCTAAAATCGAACAGATGAGATCTATTGCTTTTAACCAGTCCTTTTTCGCATCCGCCTTTCCTACCTGTTAGGGTGACCAATGGATGAAATTCTACTTAATATCGAATCCAAAGAGCTTCGATATGCCCATCTTAGAAATGGGCAACTTTATAATCTCATTGTGGAGAGAAAAAGAGAGCGACAGCTGGCCGGCAACATTTACAAAGGCAGCGTGACCAATATTCTCCATAATATTCAATCTGCATTTATTGACATCAATGAAGGCGAAAACGGGTTTATTCACATTTCAGACATTTTGGAAAATACCAAAAAGTTTGAACAAGTCTATGACATGGACTTTGATTTAGATTATGATATTAAAGGACTCGATGATAAACAGCAAAAAAAGCAGGATATCGAAGAGGTCATGAAAATCGATCAACCTGTGCTCGTTCAAGTTGTCAAAGAGCCCATTGGTTCCAAAGGGGCCCGTCTAACTTCCAACATTTCTCTAGCTGGACGTTATTTGGTGTTGCTGCCTAACTCTTCACATCGAGGAGTCTCACGCAAAATTGAAGATCGCAATGCGCGCGAAAGACTGAAAAAATTGATTCGAGCCTTTGAAATGCCAACGGATATGGGTTTAATTTGCCGTACGGCCAGTGCTCGCGCCACACCGGAAATGTTAATTGCCGAAGCAACAGATTTGCTGAGCACTTGGCATACCATTATGGAAAACTTCCATAAATCCAGCGGCCCCTCTTTGCTATATGCAGAATCAGACTTAATCAAACGGGCAGTCATCACAGCTGTGGACAAACGTTTTGAGCGCATCTTAGTGGATGACTATGCGGTCTATCAAAGTTGCAAAAATCTCTATAGCCGTTATGCCAGTGAACATGCCTTGCGCATCGAATACTATCGAGATAATGTCCCCATGTTTGAACGGTTTAACGTAGAACGAGAAATCGATAAAACATTACGTCGAAAAATCTGGCTCCCAAGCGGTGGATATCTGTTCTTTGACCGCACTGAAGCGATGTATACAATTGACGTCAACTCTGGCCGCAGCTCCAATAACAAAGTGGATGTTGAAGAATCGCTCGTCAGAATCAACCTGGAAGCCGCTGATGAAATTGCGCGACAATTACGCCTACGTAATATCGGGGGACTTGTCATCTGCGACTTTATTGACATGCGTTATCGTAAAAACCAAAGAAGAGTCCTCGATCGCCTGAAAGAATGCATGAAAGAAGATTCGGCTAAATGTACGATTTTGGGGATGAGTGAATTCGGTCTTGTCGAAATGACACGTCAGCGCAATCGAGAATCTCTAATCCAAACAATCTTTACCACTTGCCCTTATTGTAGTGGAAGAGGCCTCGTTAAAACACACGAAAGCGTTTCTATTGAGATTGAGCGAGCCTTGAAAAAAGCCATCGCACACAACCAGCAATTTGCACTTAAGCTAGTCGTTCATCCAGAGCTGGACCACTATTTGGCCTCCATCGATAAGAGATTTTTATTAAAAATCGCTGAGGGTCTAAATGCTCGCTTAGAATTTGATGTGAATGACAATCTTCATCTGAATGAATTCCATTTCTATTCGACCATTACCGATAAAAAAGTTGAGGTATAAGAATCGACATGGACTATATCAAAAGGGTGGAAAAAACCTTGCACGAGGGGCTGATTTCAGAGTCATTCGCGCAAGCGTTAAAAAATTTCTATTTAAGCTATGCAGAAGCGATTACTTCGAATGGGCAATGCATGGCCTCTTTCGAACCGCTTCATCATCGCTTTTTAGATTTTGTGATTGAGCAAATTCGCTCCCCTTTTCATTTTGAGCCCTTTCACCAGGAAATTACCTCTCCCTTTAATTACTATGAATTTGGTCTTGATTACATGCGTCCTCTTGTTAAGCTGGACCGCTCCAAAGTTTTTCACTTGGAGCGAGTCGACGAAATGGTGGAATTGCTGGCTAAAAAACATAATGTGATCTTGTTTGCAAACCATCAAACAGAACCAGACCCACAAGCAATTAGCCTCTTGCTCGAGAATACGCATCCCAAATTTGCCGAGGATATGATTTTCGTTGCAGGTCATCGCGTGGTCATGGATCCAATGGCTGTTCCCTTTAGCAAAGGGCGCAACTTGCTATGTATCTACTCAAAGAAATATACTGAAAATCCACCAGAAGAAAAAGCTAAAAAGCTTCAGCACAATCAGCGAACAATGAAAAAGATGGCTCAGCTGCTTTCCGAAGGAGGCAAATGTATTTATGTGGCTCCTAGTGGCGGTAGAGACCGCCCTGATGAACACGGAAGACTTGATGTCGCCCCTTTTAATCCGCAGAGCATTGAAATGTTTTGGCTGATGTCACAACAAGCTCAACATCCGACACATTTCTATCCCCTAGCTCTTGCAACTTATGACTTACTGCCTCCTCCCAATAGCATTAAAAAAGAGCTGGGTGAGCATCGATATGCGCGTTGCACACCTCTATGCCTTTCTTTTGGTGCGGAATTTGACATGGAGAAATTTGATGGAAGTGAGATATCAGATAAAAAGTTGCGTCGAAAATTACGCGCCGATCAAATTTGGGAGCTTGTGCGCAAGGATTATAAAAA
Encoded proteins:
- the menC gene encoding o-succinylbenzoate synthase, translated to MRIQTLSLFPYQIPLKNHQMREGVLLHVVDQLGNSGWGEIAPLPKWSRETLKEALAELIQKKQDLLNHIWEKSTCLKELAKFDLCPSLTFGFESALFSILNPLPSIFIPVSALFMGSVEEIMQQATLRYAEGFTSAKLKVSNLTFKEAESIIALLKNRFRLRIDVNRAWNTKESLDFFSQYSFDAFDYVEEPFQNPQDLTLFQLPLAVDESFPHDLSLEDLEKIPALKAVIYKPTIQGGLLGCLDLHEWTLKKGISLVLSSSFESDIGLAHVASLAKRLSLTASVGLGTYHYLSQYLNTYPLQFSNAHIHIPERIIPKLEDDP
- a CDS encoding trypsin-like peptidase domain-containing protein: MHFSTDFSSQEGFCLEGNQQFVQSNGNEPVSYSLSFTLRKIWQAVGRINDSTSQLGNCTLISFNLAITPYHCIADVDVRNLTAVFRNVFYQGKELPGQSSKVLGIVECDPILDYAIIHLDGLPGKMLSVLPICDGSAFTPTPIFLHYPIGKSLKVSFYKMEVEQRVGAITNRLFTREIKYRSSGGAYINQEGAFVAMHLGVERERTHLDLQSVAISIEAIMKVHPEGILSSFAKNELEQNAVTLPLNPQYVYELDFCPLSYMHAEFFSHKNFEDGNYVLRRPAIRVPGIVIEKAQSKYTHCWPGEEKETSLLRWFNLDDVVELAQAIVKCQIPLRISHRRDIPYIHVQINPLDIILSNNLSKKLREADYINLLATFDEKSKYWSIHFYPNK
- a CDS encoding trypsin-like serine peptidase, whose protein sequence is MYSYTDYSSSVKAFESLIPATGASQYASLLGQFRVQRLPQANICEVIQKDPVEEGHLNDLYDVSLAETLKKIQAAVGKVNDETGQLGTCSLLSFNLAIVPYHCIAGQELKNLTVVFQNVIYNRRECRGEPFPVQGVVECDVELDYAIMQLGGDPGRKYGWLPLCQDSGICSEPLLLHHPLGKPLKVSVHHMENDTKTTPIFGRLLTYHDTDYGSSGGAYVNPRGHFFAMHLGTEREMTGFNLLRIAISIETMIQHHPRGLLSAFARKELPQDATIQTRQCVERLTPYDYPYITLEKFIHANLSNGNYILRKPTRDLPGVMIEHYQAKHTPQWPKPYPGKKGSSFNGFYLDEIIELAEAIMASRPLFREFHAKNVAGNLIRINSADILVSKELSKKLKNVRTVNLYAAFDFQTKYWSIHFYPEK
- the plsX gene encoding phosphate acyltransferase PlsX; protein product: MRKQQEKVCIGIDLMGSDSSPEILFDAVLKAAELHPALSMLVFIPQESSEDFQKKIPSHMHVKCIAVQQEILMEDHPLEAIRRKPLSSLVQGIQYLKDKKIDAFVSAGNTGALIAAATLNIPLLPNIKRPALLITMPAEKGNVSIIDAGGNITCTAEHYVQFAQLGALFQKSIEKTTCPNVGLLNVGIEPLKGHHELRKAYQELQQYVETWRLKKIDLPLNFIGNVEGKDVFCGNVDVVVTDGFTGNILLKSCEGISSLIFKLLRNQLGNSEHFDAIEKLFDHAESPGGLLCGLERIVVKCHGNVTPRSMLSGISGAVHFIQQNLIERMKAHFSLFS
- the rpmF gene encoding 50S ribosomal protein L32; amino-acid sequence: MAVPRNRSSNARKNSRRSHHAKKAKSVSVCSNCGVSKLPHTICQACGAYGDRVVLGKSEAE
- a CDS encoding YceD family protein, which codes for MERLFKIYVDRLKTGDKVEIHETVSPDFLDVHEDELSFKKPVVVDGEAYLAGDELILHLQAEAEAHIPCAICNEDVSVGVFLESFYHAEPLAKIKTGIFDYQELLRESILLETPEFVECEGNCPKREKFKKYLKTNDSSSNGGDPDGHQPFSDLELN
- a CDS encoding Rne/Rng family ribonuclease, with the protein product MDEILLNIESKELRYAHLRNGQLYNLIVERKRERQLAGNIYKGSVTNILHNIQSAFIDINEGENGFIHISDILENTKKFEQVYDMDFDLDYDIKGLDDKQQKKQDIEEVMKIDQPVLVQVVKEPIGSKGARLTSNISLAGRYLVLLPNSSHRGVSRKIEDRNARERLKKLIRAFEMPTDMGLICRTASARATPEMLIAEATDLLSTWHTIMENFHKSSGPSLLYAESDLIKRAVITAVDKRFERILVDDYAVYQSCKNLYSRYASEHALRIEYYRDNVPMFERFNVEREIDKTLRRKIWLPSGGYLFFDRTEAMYTIDVNSGRSSNNKVDVEESLVRINLEAADEIARQLRLRNIGGLVICDFIDMRYRKNQRRVLDRLKECMKEDSAKCTILGMSEFGLVEMTRQRNRESLIQTIFTTCPYCSGRGLVKTHESVSIEIERALKKAIAHNQQFALKLVVHPELDHYLASIDKRFLLKIAEGLNARLEFDVNDNLHLNEFHFYSTITDKKVEV
- a CDS encoding 1-acyl-sn-glycerol-3-phosphate acyltransferase, which produces MDYIKRVEKTLHEGLISESFAQALKNFYLSYAEAITSNGQCMASFEPLHHRFLDFVIEQIRSPFHFEPFHQEITSPFNYYEFGLDYMRPLVKLDRSKVFHLERVDEMVELLAKKHNVILFANHQTEPDPQAISLLLENTHPKFAEDMIFVAGHRVVMDPMAVPFSKGRNLLCIYSKKYTENPPEEKAKKLQHNQRTMKKMAQLLSEGGKCIYVAPSGGRDRPDEHGRLDVAPFNPQSIEMFWLMSQQAQHPTHFYPLALATYDLLPPPNSIKKELGEHRYARCTPLCLSFGAEFDMEKFDGSEISDKKLRRKLRADQIWELVRKDYKKISEYMNA